In Rhodothermus bifroesti, a single genomic region encodes these proteins:
- the pheT gene encoding phenylalanine--tRNA ligase subunit beta — protein sequence MKLSYRWLTEYIDLELTPQALAEALIGLGLEVEAVEPLGTALEGVVIGRVLSVQPHPNADRLTLCQVDVGSDKPLSIVCGAPNVAAGQKVVVATPGATLLLTDREGQRQAVTLRKTKIRGELSEGMICAEDELGLSDDHSGILILPEQTPVGLSFAEYLRRQGLVLPDYRLEISLTPNRADATSHIGIARDLSALTDRPLRLPKVTVPEPGGEAARYVQVIVDAPEACPRYVALLVRNVRIGPSPLWLRQRLAAIGLRSINNVVDVTNFVLHECGQPLHAFDFDRLCGGKIHVRLAHAGEALTTLDGKTRQLPEGALLICDAERPVALAGIMGGQNSEVTDSTTNILIESAYFDPATIRRTARALGLQTDSSYRFERGVDRSLQCWAAARAAQLIVEVAGGELVPGMVEVHFGQPQTHTLQLRIARMQQVLGTAIPASEAARILDRLGFAPKVVGDVLQCTVPTYRPDVAEEIDLIEEVARVYGYDRLAEPSTFVVPARVIEEPPAQRLRRRVRTLLSSMGLREIYTNSLLPREVAYRFASEAATHSYGLVETLNPISAEMAVLRPSLLPGLLQTIVYNQNRGQQVLRFFEFGRVFSRTERTDTLVPGFAEHEALIIGLSGPQAPKGWDTPARMVDFFDLKGLLETLFEALHLRDQVHLLPTDTPRATAAYQLNIMAGTRLLGHVARLSDVLAETYELRTPLYYAELHWEAFAEIAHSAARRRYRPFSRFPEVDRDLAILVARTQPVGPLLEAIREAGAPLLRQAEVFDLYEGERIPVGQKSVAVALRFGADRTLTDAEVDAQVAAILNVLTQRFGAQLRQ from the coding sequence ATGAAGCTTTCCTATCGCTGGTTGACCGAATATATCGACTTGGAGCTTACGCCTCAGGCACTAGCCGAGGCGTTGATTGGGCTGGGTCTGGAAGTCGAAGCGGTAGAGCCGCTGGGTACAGCCTTAGAAGGCGTGGTTATCGGGCGCGTGCTCAGCGTACAACCGCATCCCAATGCCGATCGCCTGACGCTCTGCCAAGTCGACGTAGGCAGCGACAAGCCGCTGTCTATTGTTTGTGGAGCTCCCAACGTAGCCGCGGGTCAAAAAGTTGTCGTAGCAACACCGGGAGCAACCTTGTTACTTACTGATCGCGAAGGACAGCGCCAAGCTGTCACGCTCCGTAAAACCAAAATCCGCGGGGAGCTTTCCGAAGGGATGATTTGTGCTGAGGACGAACTGGGGCTTTCGGATGACCATTCGGGCATTCTGATTCTTCCTGAACAGACTCCTGTGGGGCTTTCCTTCGCCGAATACCTCCGCCGCCAGGGACTGGTGTTGCCCGACTATCGGCTGGAAATTAGCCTGACGCCCAACCGGGCTGATGCCACCAGTCATATCGGTATTGCACGCGACCTCTCGGCCCTTACTGATCGTCCACTGCGTCTACCTAAGGTCACTGTTCCTGAACCCGGTGGCGAAGCAGCTCGCTATGTGCAGGTGATCGTCGACGCACCAGAGGCCTGCCCGCGATATGTGGCCTTGCTGGTACGCAATGTGCGCATTGGTCCTTCGCCCTTATGGCTACGGCAGCGGCTGGCGGCGATTGGCTTACGTTCTATCAACAACGTAGTCGACGTCACGAACTTTGTCTTACACGAATGCGGTCAGCCGCTACACGCTTTTGATTTCGACCGGCTTTGTGGTGGAAAGATTCATGTTCGCTTAGCCCATGCTGGTGAAGCGCTGACTACGCTGGACGGGAAAACCCGCCAGCTTCCAGAAGGGGCTTTGCTCATTTGTGATGCCGAACGGCCTGTAGCTTTAGCCGGCATCATGGGCGGCCAAAATTCTGAAGTTACCGATAGCACGACCAACATCTTGATCGAAAGCGCCTATTTTGATCCGGCTACGATTCGCCGCACAGCACGTGCCCTGGGCCTACAAACAGATTCTTCCTACCGCTTCGAGCGGGGAGTCGACCGAAGCCTGCAGTGCTGGGCGGCTGCCCGTGCAGCCCAGCTCATTGTTGAGGTTGCCGGAGGTGAGCTTGTGCCGGGCATGGTCGAGGTGCACTTTGGGCAGCCCCAAACACATACCCTTCAGCTTCGGATTGCGCGCATGCAGCAGGTGCTAGGCACAGCCATACCGGCCAGCGAGGCAGCCCGCATTCTTGATCGCTTGGGCTTTGCCCCCAAAGTTGTAGGCGACGTGCTGCAGTGCACCGTCCCCACATACCGTCCTGATGTAGCCGAAGAAATCGATCTTATTGAAGAGGTGGCCCGGGTATATGGCTATGATCGACTGGCAGAGCCTTCCACATTTGTTGTGCCGGCCCGGGTCATAGAAGAACCACCGGCCCAGAGGCTGCGGCGGCGCGTCCGCACCCTGCTCTCCAGTATGGGTCTTCGAGAAATCTATACGAACAGCCTGCTGCCACGGGAAGTCGCTTATCGTTTTGCTTCCGAGGCCGCAACCCACAGCTACGGTCTCGTTGAAACGCTCAACCCGATTTCGGCAGAGATGGCTGTACTGCGGCCATCGCTACTGCCAGGCCTGCTGCAAACCATAGTTTACAACCAAAATCGAGGGCAGCAGGTGCTGCGCTTTTTTGAGTTTGGGCGCGTTTTTTCCCGCACGGAACGCACCGATACGTTGGTACCTGGCTTTGCTGAGCACGAAGCCTTAATCATCGGTCTCAGTGGCCCCCAGGCCCCAAAGGGGTGGGATACGCCAGCGCGAATGGTTGATTTTTTCGATCTCAAGGGACTTCTCGAAACGCTTTTTGAGGCCCTTCATTTGCGCGATCAGGTGCATTTACTGCCCACCGACACGCCGCGAGCAACCGCAGCATATCAGTTAAATATTATGGCCGGGACACGCCTTTTGGGCCATGTGGCCCGCTTATCGGATGTGCTGGCCGAAACCTACGAACTACGGACGCCGCTTTACTATGCCGAGCTGCACTGGGAGGCTTTTGCTGAGATTGCCCATAGCGCAGCGCGTCGCCGCTACCGACCATTTAGTCGTTTCCCAGAAGTGGACCGAGACCTAGCCATACTCGTTGCGCGAACCCAACCGGTAGGTCCGCTTCTAGAAGCCATCCGCGAAGCTGGCGCTCCCTTGCTGCGGCAAGCAGAAGTTTTTGACCTGTACGAGGGCGAGCGCATTCCCGTAGGCCAAAAAAGCGTGGCCGTGGCGCTACGCTTTGGCGCCGATCGGACGTTGACCGATGCTGAGGTCGACGCCCAAGTGGCTGCCATCTTGAACGTCCTTACCCAACGCTTTGGGGCCCAGCTTCGACAGTAG
- a CDS encoding cell division protein ZapA — translation MDTRMEKSIRVTIMGRDYPLRIRPEDEELMRQLAASIDEKMRAFRAAHPDQPELTAAVIVALSLAEALHETQTALRALDAELYDTFKELLDWLEHPERIATLPESEQPDHDAI, via the coding sequence ATGGATACACGCATGGAAAAATCCATTCGGGTCACCATTATGGGGCGCGACTACCCCTTACGCATCCGCCCTGAAGACGAAGAGCTCATGCGCCAATTGGCAGCTTCTATTGATGAAAAAATGCGTGCCTTCCGGGCTGCTCATCCCGATCAGCCGGAGCTAACGGCTGCAGTCATTGTGGCCCTTTCGCTAGCCGAGGCGCTGCATGAAACCCAAACGGCGCTGCGCGCCCTGGATGCGGAACTATACGACACCTTTAAGGAACTTTTAGACTGGCTTGAGCATCCCGAACGCATTGCAACCTTGCCGGAATCGGAACAGCCCGACCACGACGCGATATAA
- the rny gene encoding ribonuclease Y gives MELMLIAGLMVLAVSAGIVLDRLLLTRIGENVLKAARMRAQQILAQAEAEAHNYRREHLEQAEMALQQQREAFEQEQAEARKALQQAQERLIERQEALNRRTLRVNEREKTLAKAAEAIEALRREADAQVRQAEALHQQVQTLWETLQRQQAMLEQRTRELSDLQQALTQKQEELKRLQEEQLCKLEQLASMTRQEAREVLLAQMVEEAKLEAASMIKEIRDEARMKANREARKIILTAIQRTAASHAIENTVSVVNIQSDEMKGRIIGREGRNIRAFEAATGIEVIVDDTPEAVILSGFNPIRREIARLALTKLIQDGRIHPARIEEVVEKATAEIEEEILETGERTVIELNLHGMHPELIRLIGRMRYRTSYGQNLLAHSIETARIASLIAAELGLDAAKARRAGLLHDIGKVVEEDIDQPHALVGMELCRKYKEDPEVCNAVGAHHDEIEMTTLIAPIVQAADAISGARPGARREALEAYIKRLEKLEALASSFAGVERVYAIQAGREVRVIVNHSLVSDAQAEQLAIDIAKKIQSEMQYPGQIKVTVIREVRSVSYAK, from the coding sequence ATGGAACTCATGCTGATCGCCGGCTTGATGGTACTGGCTGTAAGCGCCGGCATTGTGCTAGATAGATTATTGCTGACGCGCATCGGTGAAAACGTGCTCAAGGCTGCCCGCATGCGTGCCCAGCAGATCCTAGCCCAAGCGGAAGCTGAGGCCCATAACTACCGCCGGGAGCACCTGGAACAGGCCGAAATGGCGTTGCAGCAGCAACGAGAGGCCTTTGAACAAGAACAAGCAGAAGCCCGGAAAGCGCTTCAGCAAGCCCAGGAACGCCTTATCGAACGTCAGGAAGCGCTTAACCGGCGTACACTTCGGGTTAATGAACGTGAAAAAACGCTCGCTAAGGCAGCCGAAGCCATCGAAGCGCTACGCCGCGAAGCAGATGCTCAGGTGCGCCAGGCTGAGGCACTGCACCAGCAGGTGCAAACCCTCTGGGAAACCCTCCAGCGCCAACAGGCTATGCTGGAGCAACGCACACGCGAGCTAAGCGACCTACAGCAAGCGCTGACCCAAAAGCAGGAAGAGCTAAAGCGCCTGCAGGAAGAGCAGCTTTGCAAGCTTGAACAACTGGCTAGTATGACGCGGCAGGAGGCCCGTGAAGTCCTCTTGGCTCAAATGGTGGAAGAGGCCAAGCTCGAAGCAGCCTCCATGATCAAAGAAATCCGCGATGAGGCCCGCATGAAAGCCAATCGCGAAGCCCGAAAAATCATTCTAACGGCCATCCAGCGTACAGCCGCCAGCCATGCTATCGAAAATACCGTCTCGGTGGTCAACATCCAGTCGGACGAAATGAAGGGCCGCATCATTGGGCGCGAAGGTCGTAATATCCGTGCTTTTGAGGCGGCTACTGGCATCGAAGTCATTGTCGACGACACGCCTGAGGCTGTAATTCTTTCTGGCTTTAATCCAATCCGGCGAGAGATTGCTCGCCTGGCACTAACCAAACTGATCCAGGATGGCCGCATCCATCCGGCCCGCATTGAAGAGGTGGTTGAAAAAGCTACGGCCGAAATCGAGGAGGAGATTCTCGAGACGGGCGAGCGCACCGTGATCGAGCTCAACCTACACGGTATGCACCCTGAGCTCATCCGGCTTATTGGCCGCATGCGCTATCGCACCAGCTACGGGCAGAACCTGCTAGCGCACTCTATTGAGACAGCGCGGATTGCTTCCTTGATTGCAGCTGAGCTAGGGCTTGATGCAGCAAAAGCCCGTCGTGCAGGTTTGCTACACGACATTGGCAAGGTGGTTGAGGAAGACATCGACCAGCCACATGCACTGGTGGGCATGGAGCTGTGCCGCAAGTACAAAGAAGACCCTGAGGTGTGCAATGCCGTAGGTGCACATCACGATGAGATTGAGATGACGACGCTGATTGCGCCTATTGTGCAAGCGGCCGATGCGATCTCAGGTGCACGGCCAGGCGCCCGGCGCGAAGCACTTGAAGCTTACATCAAACGACTGGAAAAACTAGAAGCGCTAGCCAGTTCATTCGCGGGTGTAGAACGCGTTTATGCCATTCAAGCCGGCCGTGAAGTGCGTGTCATTGTGAACCACAGTCTGGTTTCGGATGCCCAAGCCGAGCAACTGGCCATTGACATTGCAAAGAAAATCCAAAGTGAAATGCAGTATCCGGGCCAGATTAAAGTGACTGTCATCCGCGAAGTACGCTCGGTCTCGTATGCCAAGTAA
- a CDS encoding winged helix-turn-helix transcriptional regulator, which produces MPSNTIASPLPTATASEPLRLFLITDDPLLVTAVQLSCPPPHTVQVFSLKALSNPNRTLSEQGHALLQAACEASAVLVDWQLAMAPLINTLGFYLRQQGVAPLIALYRSGPDAQIAALVAGADAALTLPLQPALIQAHQIAYRRLVRDVRAAIATPNAPLVQQVGRLRLDRAAHRFFVDNQEVEVTPREFALLDFLLSRANIACSRQEILAHVWGLNFDTGTNMVDVYMHFLRRKLEAYGLKNIIRTIRGYGYRLDLPIAEEKKS; this is translated from the coding sequence ATGCCAAGTAATACCATAGCCAGTCCTTTACCGACGGCAACTGCCTCGGAGCCGTTACGGCTTTTTTTAATCACTGACGATCCCTTGCTCGTAACGGCAGTTCAACTCAGTTGCCCTCCACCGCACACCGTGCAGGTATTTAGCCTAAAAGCCCTAAGCAACCCCAACCGTACCCTTTCGGAGCAGGGTCATGCCCTGCTGCAAGCCGCTTGTGAAGCGAGCGCGGTGCTTGTCGACTGGCAGCTTGCAATGGCCCCTCTTATTAACACCTTAGGGTTTTATTTGCGACAACAAGGCGTAGCTCCGCTCATTGCCCTATACCGCAGCGGTCCTGACGCCCAGATTGCCGCACTGGTTGCCGGTGCGGATGCTGCGTTAACGCTTCCTTTGCAGCCCGCATTGATTCAAGCGCACCAGATAGCCTACCGACGCCTGGTGCGCGACGTGCGCGCTGCTATCGCTACGCCCAATGCTCCCCTCGTCCAACAAGTTGGGCGCCTGCGGTTGGATCGTGCCGCCCATCGCTTTTTTGTAGATAACCAGGAAGTTGAGGTCACCCCACGCGAATTTGCTCTACTGGATTTTCTGCTGTCTCGTGCGAATATCGCCTGCTCGCGCCAGGAAATCTTGGCCCACGTCTGGGGCTTAAATTTCGATACAGGAACCAATATGGTCGACGTTTACATGCATTTTCTGCGACGCAAGCTGGAAGCGTATGGGTTAAAAAACATTATCCGTACCATTCGGGGCTATGGGTATCGCCTAGATTTACCCATAGCAGAAGAAAAAAAGTCATAA